The Sporomusaceae bacterium genome includes a window with the following:
- a CDS encoding ASKHA domain-containing protein, protein MYEITIDGGQKTIRCSCDQTLLRALTDAGIILEANCGGKGTCGKCKVRLLRGQVGDSKGMPLGSETGNIYTACQVYPRGDITIALNPTAASAKGSMTVRPDDDGRPLLCKTVIAPEYPTLEKRHSLQEMIGRACNAPERVAAAGIMRQLAEVAAAKASRITVVTMDDAVIAVEPGDTIEALFGVAIDIGTTTVAGMLVDINAQRIVATHSATNPQAAFGADVISRIESCSAPGGLEALATAVRRCLNEIIAVLCHSASIPPDQVYAVVIAGNTTMGHLLLGISPRSLAVKPYEAVFRQIEPFSPSMIGLNINSCGKVIMLPNIASFIGSDTTAAIVATEQDVSPDQVLLVDLGTNGEIVLGNRDKLWACATAAGPAFEGAHIRDGMRAATGAIVDVSIDNNGVRVKTVGDGKPAGICGSGLVKAIAELIKTGIIMPSGRFNADAKKDLCPEVAERLRINAGHSEFVLVEAADSATGAAIAVTQADIRQVQLAKAAICTGIEILLDKARPAAALPVLLAGAFGNYIDIDSALTIGLIPGVCREQIKPVGNAAGAGAVRALMSREVLARCERIAGEVAFVELAAQPNFQKMFLANLDFSR, encoded by the coding sequence ATGTACGAAATTACCATAGACGGTGGGCAAAAAACTATCCGATGTTCATGCGATCAAACTTTGCTCAGAGCGTTGACGGATGCGGGAATTATTTTGGAAGCTAACTGCGGCGGGAAGGGCACCTGCGGTAAATGCAAGGTTCGGCTACTCCGCGGCCAGGTTGGCGATTCAAAGGGAATGCCGCTCGGCTCAGAAACGGGCAATATATATACAGCCTGCCAGGTATATCCCCGGGGGGATATAACAATTGCCTTAAACCCGACTGCGGCGAGCGCAAAGGGGAGCATGACCGTCAGGCCTGACGACGATGGGCGGCCGCTACTCTGCAAGACGGTGATCGCGCCAGAGTATCCGACATTGGAGAAGCGCCATTCCCTCCAGGAAATGATTGGCCGCGCTTGCAATGCTCCGGAACGGGTCGCCGCTGCCGGTATAATGAGACAATTGGCCGAGGTGGCGGCTGCAAAGGCCAGCCGGATAACGGTAGTCACAATGGACGACGCTGTTATTGCGGTGGAGCCTGGAGACACGATCGAGGCTCTGTTCGGCGTAGCGATCGATATTGGGACAACAACGGTTGCCGGCATGTTGGTCGACATTAATGCGCAGAGAATTGTCGCAACTCATTCCGCAACAAATCCGCAGGCTGCTTTTGGCGCCGATGTCATATCGCGAATCGAGTCCTGCAGTGCACCGGGTGGACTTGAAGCCTTGGCAACGGCTGTCAGAAGGTGTTTGAATGAGATTATTGCCGTGCTTTGTCATTCGGCAAGTATCCCGCCAGATCAAGTATACGCCGTCGTAATAGCTGGCAACACCACCATGGGGCACTTGCTTTTGGGCATATCGCCGCGCAGTCTGGCAGTAAAACCCTACGAGGCGGTTTTCAGACAGATCGAGCCGTTTTCCCCAAGTATGATCGGTCTAAATATCAACTCTTGCGGCAAAGTGATCATGCTGCCGAATATTGCCAGCTTCATCGGCTCTGATACGACGGCGGCTATTGTTGCCACTGAGCAGGATGTTTCCCCCGACCAGGTGTTGTTGGTGGATCTCGGGACAAATGGCGAGATCGTGCTCGGTAATCGGGATAAGCTGTGGGCATGCGCTACGGCCGCCGGTCCGGCGTTTGAAGGAGCTCATATCCGTGACGGAATGCGGGCTGCGACCGGCGCAATCGTAGACGTATCAATTGATAATAATGGTGTCCGGGTCAAAACTGTCGGTGACGGTAAGCCGGCGGGGATTTGCGGCTCCGGGTTGGTAAAGGCGATTGCCGAACTGATAAAAACCGGGATTATCATGCCTAGCGGCCGCTTTAACGCCGACGCTAAAAAAGACTTGTGCCCGGAAGTTGCCGAACGGCTAAGAATTAACGCCGGCCATAGCGAGTTTGTATTAGTCGAGGCGGCGGACAGCGCCACCGGCGCGGCCATTGCCGTCACCCAGGCCGATATCCGGCAGGTACAGCTGGCTAAGGCCGCGATATGTACCGGAATAGAAATCCTGTTGGATAAGGCCCGTCCGGCAGCTGCGTTGCCGGTGCTTCTCGCGGGGGCTTTCGGTAATTATATTGATATCGACAGCGCATTGACAATCGGTCTTATACCTGGTGTTTGCCGGGAACAGATTAAACCGGTAGGGAACGCGGCCGGGGCCGGGGCAGTCCGCGCCCTGATGTCCAGAGAAGTACTGGCACGGTGTGAACGCATTGCCGGCGAAGTTGCATTTGTCGAGTTGGCGGCACAGCCTAATTTCCAAAAGATGTTTTTGGCAAATCTGGATTTTTCGAGGTGA
- a CDS encoding CooT family nickel-binding protein: MCNINAYYCEDGREELLMESVEKVTPNDTKVCLENIYGQRVTINGRIKEVSLLHQRITIERIRMAKPGKNQEDIDENCLVQPHKPDIAS; the protein is encoded by the coding sequence ATGTGTAATATCAATGCATATTATTGTGAAGATGGCCGGGAAGAGCTATTGATGGAGAGCGTCGAGAAGGTGACGCCCAATGATACAAAAGTTTGCCTGGAGAATATTTACGGGCAACGAGTTACGATAAATGGCCGAATAAAAGAAGTGTCGCTTTTACATCAACGGATTACGATCGAACGTATCCGAATGGCGAAACCAGGTAAAAACCAAGAGGACATTGATGAAAATTGCTTGGTGCAGCCCCATAAACCTGACATTGCCAGCTGA
- a CDS encoding methyltetrahydrofolate cobalamin methyltransferase, translating into MILIGERINGMFKDIGKAVQEWDPQPLQEWAKKQEAAGAHYLDINTGPNAEDQVKTLKWMAEAVQEVTNLPLCLDCTNFDAIEAALPVLKRPGMINSCKCEQEEIDRLFPLAVNYNAAIIGLCMTNKGVPKSAEDRAAFAMELVANADAYGLPFEDLYLDPIALPVNVAQEHAVEVLETIRQIKLLSNPAPRTTIGLSNVSQKTPHRPLINRTFATMAMAAGLDSAILDVMDDMMVDAIATGRLVLNKDIYCDSYQKVFRQHS; encoded by the coding sequence ATGATTCTTATCGGCGAACGCATCAACGGGATGTTCAAAGACATTGGCAAGGCCGTTCAGGAGTGGGACCCCCAGCCGCTGCAAGAGTGGGCGAAGAAGCAGGAGGCGGCTGGCGCCCATTACCTGGACATCAATACCGGTCCCAACGCCGAAGATCAGGTGAAAACGCTCAAATGGATGGCCGAGGCGGTTCAGGAAGTGACCAACTTGCCGCTTTGCCTCGACTGCACAAACTTTGACGCCATTGAGGCGGCCTTGCCTGTGTTAAAGCGGCCGGGCATGATCAATTCCTGCAAGTGCGAGCAGGAGGAGATCGACCGTCTGTTTCCCTTGGCCGTTAATTACAATGCGGCCATCATTGGCTTGTGCATGACTAATAAAGGCGTGCCGAAAAGCGCCGAGGACCGGGCTGCTTTCGCGATGGAACTTGTGGCCAATGCCGACGCCTACGGACTGCCTTTCGAAGATCTGTACCTCGATCCGATCGCTCTTCCCGTCAATGTAGCCCAGGAGCACGCCGTCGAGGTGCTGGAAACCATCCGTCAGATCAAGCTGTTATCGAATCCGGCGCCGCGGACGACCATAGGTCTCTCGAACGTATCCCAGAAAACGCCCCATCGGCCGCTCATCAATCGCACCTTTGCCACCATGGCCATGGCTGCCGGCCTTGACTCGGCGATCCTCGACGTCATGGACGATATGATGGTAGACGCCATCGCCACCGGCCGGCTGGTGCTAAACAAGGACATTTACTGCGATTCCTACCAGAAAGTCTTCCGCCAGCATTCATAA
- a CDS encoding acetyl-CoA decarbonylase/synthase complex subunit delta: protein MAVQILKERNTGKINTVTIGATKEQGGTRTSVVTVGGDAALPFLHFEGEMPHKPVIAMEVQSRVPAQWNDVLKQPFADVLGDPAAWAKKCVDLYGAELIYLKLSGADPDLENQSPEECVSIVKSVLAAVGVPLIVVGCGNEDKDNVVLPAVAEAAAGENLLIGVAEQENYKSVVAAAMVHKHNVIALTPCDINICKQLNILITEMGLGLDHVVVDPGAGGLGYGIEYTYSILERGRLGALQGDKMLSTPVIATVGYEAWRAKEANAPAGDFPAWGEQSERGILWEAMTATALLQGGVHILVMRHPEAVSLVRKNIGELMVPQAV, encoded by the coding sequence ATGGCGGTGCAAATTCTCAAGGAAAGAAATACCGGCAAAATCAACACCGTGACCATCGGCGCGACCAAAGAGCAGGGGGGCACACGGACGAGCGTCGTCACCGTCGGCGGCGACGCGGCCTTGCCGTTCCTGCATTTCGAAGGCGAGATGCCCCATAAACCCGTTATCGCCATGGAGGTCCAAAGCCGCGTGCCCGCGCAGTGGAACGACGTATTAAAACAGCCGTTCGCCGACGTGCTGGGCGATCCGGCGGCCTGGGCCAAGAAATGCGTCGACTTATACGGCGCCGAGCTTATCTACCTCAAGCTGAGCGGCGCCGACCCCGATTTGGAAAATCAGTCGCCTGAAGAATGCGTCAGCATCGTGAAAAGCGTGCTGGCGGCCGTCGGCGTGCCGCTCATCGTTGTCGGCTGCGGCAATGAAGATAAGGATAACGTCGTATTGCCGGCCGTGGCCGAGGCGGCCGCCGGCGAGAACCTTCTCATCGGCGTGGCCGAGCAGGAGAATTATAAATCGGTGGTAGCGGCGGCCATGGTTCACAAGCACAACGTTATCGCCCTAACCCCCTGCGATATCAATATCTGTAAACAACTGAACATTCTTATTACCGAGATGGGCCTCGGCCTTGACCATGTGGTGGTCGATCCCGGCGCCGGCGGTCTGGGCTACGGTATCGAGTATACTTACTCCATTCTGGAGCGGGGCCGCCTTGGCGCCCTGCAAGGCGATAAGATGCTGTCGACGCCGGTCATCGCCACCGTCGGCTACGAGGCATGGCGGGCCAAGGAAGCGAACGCCCCCGCCGGCGACTTCCCGGCCTGGGGCGAACAGAGCGAGCGCGGCATTCTCTGGGAAGCCATGACAGCAACCGCCCTGCTGCAGGGCGGCGTGCACATCCTGGTAATGCGTCACCCGGAAGCGGTCAGCCTTGTGCGCAAAAATATCGGCGAACTGATGGTTCCGCAGGCTGTTTAA
- a CDS encoding AAA family ATPase: MAKQIAVAGKGGTGKTTFTSLLIRYLIENGKGPILAVDADPNANLNEALGVERGQTIADIIAQTKGAKGLPAGMTQEVFIEYKLQASMVETKDVDLLVMGGPDGPGCYCFPNNILRKHLSGLADSYAYVVMDNEAGMEHISRRVTSDIDVLFVVSDASARAIRSAGRVRELVESLKTPVKEVYLIITKTQAGDLAALEKEIAATGLTLIGTIPYDGEVARYDLEGRPLFTLPAEAAAVGAVNGILQKIRI; this comes from the coding sequence ATGGCAAAGCAGATAGCGGTGGCCGGCAAAGGCGGTACCGGCAAAACGACATTCACGTCGCTGCTTATCCGCTACCTCATCGAAAACGGCAAAGGGCCCATCCTGGCTGTCGACGCCGATCCCAACGCCAATCTCAACGAAGCCCTCGGGGTCGAGCGCGGCCAGACGATCGCCGACATAATCGCCCAGACCAAGGGGGCCAAGGGCCTTCCTGCCGGTATGACCCAGGAGGTATTCATCGAATACAAGCTCCAGGCGTCCATGGTCGAAACCAAGGATGTCGATCTGCTGGTGATGGGCGGGCCGGACGGCCCCGGCTGCTACTGTTTTCCCAACAACATTTTGCGCAAGCACCTCAGCGGCCTCGCCGACAGCTACGCCTATGTAGTCATGGACAACGAAGCAGGCATGGAGCATATCAGCCGGCGGGTCACCAGCGATATCGACGTCCTGTTCGTTGTCAGCGACGCCTCAGCCCGGGCTATCCGCTCGGCCGGCCGGGTGCGGGAGCTTGTGGAAAGCCTGAAGACGCCGGTAAAAGAAGTTTACCTCATAATCACCAAAACTCAGGCCGGCGACCTGGCAGCCCTCGAAAAGGAGATAGCTGCCACCGGGTTGACATTGATCGGCACGATTCCTTATGACGGCGAAGTGGCCCGTTATGATCTCGAAGGCCGGCCGCTGTTCACTCTGCCGGCCGAGGCGGCGGCAGTCGGAGCCGTGAACGGAATTTTGCAGAAAATCCGCATCTAA
- a CDS encoding ASKHA domain-containing protein — MEKCSVLFQPDNKKVSVAVGADLLTVARLAGASLKCGCGGEGTCGKCLVRVVSGRTETEGPPARDGLSVACRTFVAGDLVVEVPAASRLDGQQVLIDLPANGYAAYQAFSLDPFCKKISLALTPPSLLDATGDADRLALEFKRATGLDISFGLAELRALPAALRAGNWNIDVTYASSGGAATAIAVEPHDAAKGLWGLAVDVGTTTVAAYLVDLATGRIAGKAGSHNRQAAYGDDVITRIIYTDETVGGLTDLQRAIVATINDLAVALAERRRVALSDIRAVVAAGNTTMTHLFLGMPPANIRLEPYVPAACHFPLVTAGELGLDIHPQAVICCLPAVASYVGGDIVAGVTVNGMAAGEPLTLFLDIGTNGEMVLGNRDWLVSCACSAGPAFEGAGITHGMRAVPGAIAGVVIDKETYEVSYKTIDGKPPQGLCGSGLIDALAKLRQAGVIDRAGQLQQDLPTPRLRHGQAGREFVLAWAEEAAGIDIVLAEADIKNLLRAKAAVYAGVRSLLKMVDLDLEAIERVYIAGGFGSYLNIADAVNIGLLPDLPAAEYAFLGNTSLQGAYAALTSAAALAAAEEQAGRLTYIELSAGNLFMEEFISALFLPHTDLGLFPSVADDPMKTQEESKWQSR; from the coding sequence GTGGAAAAATGCAGTGTGCTGTTTCAGCCTGACAACAAAAAAGTATCCGTCGCCGTCGGCGCCGATCTATTGACCGTCGCCCGCCTCGCGGGCGCGAGTCTCAAATGCGGCTGCGGCGGCGAGGGCACCTGTGGCAAATGCCTGGTCAGGGTTGTCAGCGGCCGGACGGAAACAGAGGGTCCGCCGGCCCGCGACGGTCTGTCGGTCGCCTGTAGGACTTTTGTCGCCGGCGACCTGGTGGTCGAAGTACCGGCTGCCTCTAGGCTCGATGGCCAGCAAGTGCTCATCGATCTTCCCGCCAACGGTTATGCGGCTTACCAGGCCTTTTCCCTCGATCCGTTCTGCAAAAAGATCAGCCTTGCCCTGACACCGCCCAGCCTGCTTGACGCGACCGGCGACGCCGACCGGCTGGCCCTGGAATTCAAGCGGGCCACCGGCCTCGACATAAGCTTCGGCTTGGCCGAACTGCGGGCGCTTCCGGCCGCTCTGCGGGCGGGCAACTGGAATATCGACGTAACCTATGCCTCTTCGGGAGGCGCAGCGACAGCCATTGCCGTCGAGCCCCATGACGCCGCCAAAGGCCTCTGGGGTCTGGCGGTAGATGTCGGTACGACGACCGTCGCCGCCTATCTGGTCGACCTCGCCACCGGCCGCATCGCCGGCAAGGCAGGCAGCCATAACCGGCAGGCCGCTTACGGCGACGACGTTATCACCCGCATCATCTATACCGACGAGACGGTTGGGGGCCTGACCGACCTACAGCGGGCCATCGTCGCCACGATCAACGACCTTGCGGTCGCCCTGGCCGAAAGGCGCCGGGTGGCTCTCAGCGATATCAGGGCGGTGGTGGCGGCCGGCAATACGACCATGACCCATCTCTTCCTCGGCATGCCGCCGGCGAACATCCGTCTTGAGCCCTACGTGCCGGCCGCCTGTCACTTTCCCCTGGTTACGGCCGGCGAGCTCGGGCTGGACATTCACCCGCAGGCTGTCATCTGCTGCCTGCCGGCGGTGGCCAGTTATGTGGGCGGCGACATCGTCGCCGGCGTTACCGTAAACGGCATGGCGGCCGGGGAGCCGCTGACCCTCTTTCTCGACATCGGCACAAATGGCGAGATGGTGCTGGGCAACCGCGACTGGCTGGTAAGCTGCGCCTGCTCGGCCGGCCCGGCTTTCGAAGGCGCCGGCATCACCCATGGCATGCGGGCTGTGCCGGGCGCTATTGCCGGCGTCGTAATCGACAAAGAAACCTATGAAGTCAGCTATAAAACTATCGACGGAAAGCCGCCGCAGGGATTGTGCGGCTCCGGGCTCATCGACGCTCTGGCCAAGCTCCGGCAGGCCGGGGTAATCGACCGGGCCGGCCAGCTTCAGCAGGACCTTCCTACTCCCAGGCTTCGCCACGGCCAGGCCGGGCGTGAATTCGTCCTGGCTTGGGCGGAGGAAGCGGCCGGTATCGACATCGTTCTTGCCGAGGCCGACATCAAGAACCTGCTGCGCGCCAAGGCTGCTGTATACGCCGGCGTCCGCAGCCTGCTGAAGATGGTCGACCTCGACCTCGAAGCCATCGAAAGGGTCTATATCGCCGGCGGCTTCGGCAGCTATCTAAACATCGCCGACGCCGTCAATATCGGCCTTTTGCCAGATCTGCCGGCCGCCGAATACGCCTTCCTCGGCAACACGTCCCTCCAGGGTGCCTATGCCGCCCTCACTTCGGCCGCGGCCCTGGCGGCGGCAGAGGAACAGGCCGGCCGGCTGACCTACATCGAACTGTCGGCAGGCAATCTGTTCATGGAAGAATTCATCTCGGCTCTCTTCCTGCCCCATACCGACCTAGGCCTCTTTCCATCGGTCGCCGATGATCCCATGAAAACTCAGGAGGAATCCAAATGGCAAAGCAGATAG
- the acsC gene encoding acetyl-CoA decarbonylase/synthase complex subunit gamma, which produces MALTGLDIFKQLPKKNCKECGAPTCLAFAMSIAAGKAALEQCPYVSEEAKEALGSAAAPPIRLVTVGAGAKALALGDETVIFRHDKTFCHPTGLAITVEDALAADALAAKVAKINDLQVERVGQQLAVDLIAVVNASGSPATFKDAVAKAASLTELPLVLVSENPEAIAAALPPVAARKPLVYAATADNYEQMTELAKANACPLAVRGKNLADTADLVEKIAPLYKELVIDTGSRETAQVLADQTQIRRLAIKKKFRPFGYPTITFTSAADPREEVIQASVYVAKFAGVIVLKADEKSQILPLLAWRQNVYTDPQKPIAVEARIYEIGAVTPQSPVYICTNFALTYFAVEGEVAASKIPAYILPVDTDGTSVLTSWASGKFSADSITAFLESSGIKDKVNHTTCVIPGYTAVLSGKLKEKSSWNVLVGPQEAAGIPAFAKANFA; this is translated from the coding sequence ATGGCTTTAACCGGTTTAGACATCTTCAAGCAACTGCCCAAAAAGAACTGCAAAGAGTGCGGCGCACCCACCTGCCTGGCTTTCGCTATGTCGATCGCCGCCGGCAAGGCTGCCTTAGAGCAGTGCCCCTACGTGTCGGAGGAAGCCAAGGAGGCCCTGGGCTCGGCTGCTGCCCCGCCCATACGCTTGGTTACCGTCGGCGCCGGCGCGAAGGCATTGGCCCTCGGCGACGAAACCGTCATCTTCCGTCACGACAAAACCTTTTGCCATCCCACCGGCCTGGCGATAACCGTCGAGGACGCCCTGGCAGCCGACGCTCTGGCGGCCAAGGTGGCCAAAATCAACGATCTCCAGGTGGAACGGGTCGGACAGCAACTGGCCGTCGATCTGATCGCCGTCGTCAACGCGTCCGGCAGCCCGGCCACCTTCAAGGACGCGGTCGCCAAAGCCGCCTCGCTGACTGAGCTGCCGCTCGTCCTTGTAAGCGAGAATCCCGAAGCCATCGCCGCCGCCCTGCCGCCGGTCGCCGCCAGGAAACCGCTGGTATACGCCGCCACCGCCGACAACTACGAGCAGATGACCGAACTGGCCAAAGCCAATGCCTGCCCGCTGGCGGTCAGGGGGAAAAACCTGGCCGACACGGCCGACCTTGTGGAGAAAATCGCCCCGCTGTACAAAGAACTGGTCATCGATACCGGCAGCCGCGAGACCGCCCAGGTGCTGGCCGACCAGACCCAGATCCGCCGTCTGGCCATCAAGAAGAAATTCCGTCCCTTCGGTTACCCGACCATCACATTCACCAGCGCGGCCGATCCGCGCGAGGAAGTAATCCAGGCCAGCGTCTATGTCGCGAAATTCGCCGGCGTCATCGTCCTCAAGGCCGACGAAAAGTCCCAGATACTGCCGCTGCTCGCCTGGCGCCAGAACGTATATACCGATCCCCAGAAACCCATCGCCGTCGAGGCCAGGATATACGAAATCGGCGCCGTCACGCCGCAGTCGCCGGTATACATCTGCACAAACTTCGCCCTCACCTACTTCGCGGTCGAAGGCGAGGTGGCCGCCAGCAAGATCCCGGCCTACATTCTGCCGGTGGACACCGACGGCACTTCGGTCCTCACCTCCTGGGCCTCCGGCAAGTTCAGCGCCGACTCGATCACCGCCTTCCTGGAAAGCTCGGGCATAAAAGACAAAGTAAACCACACCACCTGCGTCATCCCGGGATATACGGCGGTTCTGAGCGGCAAACTCAAGGAAAAGTCAAGCTGGAACGTGCTTGTCGGCCCGCAGGAAGCGGCCGGCATTCCGGCCTTCGCCAAAGCCAATTTCGCTTAA